The DNA sequence AGGAACCTCCTTTTTTCCGTTTGTTGCTATCTGTTTTCGTCTCTGAGCTACAGCCGTTTTCGTGATCGGTTATTTTTCATCAACCTCAAAGGGCAGCGCCACAGCGTGATGTTCGGTTGTAAATTGGGTAAAaccgctacagaaacttatgaagagttgaaagtggcttatggggaacatgtcatgagtcgaggaaggtgttttgaatgcgtcAAAATTCGCAAATTTTGCGCCAACACGCGATGACGGTTCTTCCCCCGGCcgccttactctcctgacttggcccctgctgacatCTTGTTTCCTgaacttaaatccacgctgaaaggaaagtgattcgacaccattgaagacataaagcaaaattcaacgcggcaacttttggcgattcctgaaaATGCGTTTCAGGACTGAAACgacgttgggaaaagtgtatatgtaaggaaggggagtactttgaaggggacccaatggaataagttgtaagattgtttaatacactgttcttcaaccgccagtccctGAACCAGTGCCAGtgcacagaaattttctgccggtccacagggccggcacgtccatcgggcagaagacagtgttcttcagccgccggttcACGGTGTGATCAACGTCgcatcttcgggctggctccctgagtgctgcagtgcacaaagccgtgggaaaaggctcctaagtgcgtcctgtgcctgaaccagaagccttctctctgacgtcacaacgtcagagggaaggcttccagatgaggcgcacgaggagccgctgcccacagctttgtgcaatgcagcactcagggagccagcccaaagacgctgcgttgatcgcactgtggaccggcccatagataacaccgggggctggccagaaggcaaggcaccgcatggagggagagagacaacaatggtagggggaatgtttttaatttttaatttagtaattgatttacatctgctgtctgttcaggaagaaatgcatttgtttcttttcctctggggttgtactgcatgcagagtcttgaatcttaggttttcgtttgtatatatttacatttttggtcccttatttgcatggggttatctgtgttctggtaggaatgaatgttgagaagcatacagtgtgctttgtgtagtttaattttgtggttaaccattatgtgttgttaatacgattatattgtgtgtttgtatatatgaaaaatgaatggaaaaaatgatgttacaattagtactattatgggggggggttctggggcagagattgggtggagatgggcggggtctggcccacgacttagcccagtgttcttcaactgccggcgcacaaaataattattttatttccgccggtccataggtgtcaaaaggttgaagaacactggtttaatgCATCGTTATAAAATCCGTCCTGGGCCTCTGTTATTCATGTTACAAGAAACATGAGTTTATGAGCATGAACTCCCCTAATTTGCATGCTAAGGAACACCCTGcccaccagtggcgtagcgagggtgagaggcgtcccTCCGCCGCCCTCTTCTccccacacgctccttccccgccccctcctgccgcacgcaggccgcttcccttcccccgcacctctgtaACGTCCTCTGCCCTCTTTGCTATTTTAGAAAATCTTACAGCTCCAAAAAGAATAGAAAACCCTGAATTAGAAAATAAATCTATAGCACAAAATCTTGCAAACTATTTTGTAaaccaaattaataaaattagaGATAGCATTGGTTCAAAAAGCAATTTTTATTACCAActccaaaaaaatatgatcatgtcacacctcttctacgaaaagcacactggctaccaatttcacacagaatctatatatataaaatcggaggtatgtatgtgtgtatgtgccgcgatcacgcaaaaacggcttgaccgatttgaccgaaacttggtatgcagatccctcactacctggggtgatatgttctgggggtctcgcggcccacaactctatgttgcttgctcaagggtgggttcacccaagaatttatatgttcttgctcctggaggtgaaactaaaaatgttgtttataatcacgttttgcgttagttgtattgtattcattttgtcaaatatttcacattataatttgaatattgtactttttattaagctgtaaaaaaatactttcattcaccactataaagtatctttatttgaatccatttacagtgttattgcaacgccggggcatcagctagtaatctataaaattgcactGATAGCCTTCAAAATCCAAAAACCAACACATCGTTTCTTGATCCCACACTCTCCAGCCAGGACTCTAAGATCAAGGGAACATTTcctgactatcccttctttaaaaataataggtaccagaGGAGCTACGATTTTTGCAGTcttagcaccccagctttggaacaattgaCCGATCTATTTGCGtggagaaacctcattagaaaaattaaaaagcgCATTAAAATGCTACCTGTACAAAGATGCATTTGAGTCGTAGATAGGATAATTTATCTATCATcaatcccaggctcaaatacctaaaTTTAACCAGACCTTACGTAGAGGTCACAACATCCCCCATTCTCTTTTTAAGCTTAGccatatttgtaaaacattttttcattaccctcctgatgttgttttccttaaaaattgtagttcagccctcTTCCTTTATGTATCACTAattatttgtgtacatacattgtatgtttactgatacaaattgttttattttgtctcctaaaattttttattgtcatacgcattgaaattatttgtataacaaacttttaataaacttgaaacatgaaacaGCAACCCCAgcttcggctcttcctctgatgtcacttcctttgcGCGGctccagaaagtgatgtcagagcttggggggggggttgctgctcacgccaggaatgttacagaggtgcgggggaaggaaAATGGCGTACACGCGCAAGCAgcaggtggtggggaaggagcgtggAGGTGGGCTGCCTGTATCCTCgacaagatggcacctggggcgaaccacccctcccccatacctgaCAGCTCAAGCCGCTCAGCTGCCACCGCAGCCTATCGTTGGCCTTCTGCAGCCCCTCCTTCTCTGCGCTGAGTCGCTCCCTGTCCGCTCTCTCTTTCTTAAAGTCCTCCTCATAGATCTGGACCTGGGATGGGAGAAGGAGCCGTTACTGGTGCTGAATTGAAGAAATATGGTCACATCACACCCTCCTATCggattggttaccaatggaggcgcgggtggagttcaagtttggttgcttTTGCTTCAAGGCTCTGTTTGGTTTATCTCACAAATATATTATTGAGctcttctcttttgcaaccaatagacataagagaaattCGCATTTGAATTTTGGTTTTCCCCCATGTTAAAGGCTGCAAATTTTTAAAGCCTCAAGAATATCTTCTGTCATATCGAGCAGCATTATGAGGGAAGGCCCTGGAACAGCTGATTATGCTTTCTGATTCCTAGGTGGCATTTAGGAGACATTGAAAGATATATTTCTTCCTGAAACATTTAGGCAACTAATTGGCTTGAAccacctagatcagtggtctcaaacttgcggcccaggggccacatgcggcccgccaggtcctattttgaggccctcggtatgtttatcataatcacaaaagtaaaataaaacagtttcttgatcatatgtctctttagctataaatgacaatattattattaagacttggccaaaaggaaagatttataaactatgaagagttttacctcatgcaaaattgtcatttctttaataagacatgaactattttttctgcggccctccaagtacctacaaatccaaaatgtggccctgcaaagggtttgagttggagaccactgaccaCTGACCACTGATCATTATAgtattatttctcattatttggtTATCTAATTTCGTTTCTTAAttgtaatgtttttttttttttttaatttttttaaattatttgtttattcaattttatcaatacaaacaagcaatacattACTTGTGTTCAGATTAacataaattattaaaaagaaaacttataaaccaattccacttaaatcagtgttttggttattcatttatacttccaatatatttagtccacaatctttTAAAGGAGATTCTTAGCAAAAAATTAACAATAGAAACAATCTTTATCCAACCTAGAAAGCAGCAATTAtctgcggtgctacagccattcatggcaggttatacattctcagtcataggcactacttgctctttggattctataaatcctactagttgtttaggttcaaaaaacaagtaattcttattctgataagacacaaaacattttacaggaaatttcaacaaaaaatttgcccccaaggcaaggactcttggccttaatgccaagaattctttcctacgcctctgggatcttaaagacatatcaggaaatattcgaacattagaacctaaaaactgatcattgatatgacgaaaatacaaacgcaatatatattctctatcactttccaaagcgagagttattaacagggttttcctttccgttataatctccaaggagttttccagaaaagttgttaagttcatattttcattgttggtcccttgaatctcattaggagtggaaacttccacaggtctcttaatttgaaaataattagctctaacaataggtggcaaactttcaataggaataagcaaaatttccttgaaatactttcttgccatctccattggtgagattaagggacattttggaaaatttaggagtctcaaattatttttccttaattggttctcgaaactttccatttttctagcaataaatgttctttcttttactaattccaagtccaatgtttccattccacaaattcttgactcctgtttttccattttctcacttaaatctttaagggccaaaccctgttgctccactttagagtggatagtcccatagtcagtatttaaagtggaaaaagacattttgaggttagcgtccataactgaaatagcctgccataaagcctccatatcAATTACCTTAGGCTTCTCCAAGACCCCAAAAGTGATCTTACTTCCTCCCgaagctcctctctcctctcctgcagtGTGGGTAAGCTGTCGGTGTATTACAGCTTCTTCTTCGGCTCCAGATTTACTTGGAGCTACCAGCCCTCCTTCACTGAGGATCAAAGACTCCTCCCGGGTCCATGATGCATCAGGAACTCCCAAAACTGCATTGCTTCCAGGTTGTGGGGGTGGCTGCCTCTGTTCCGGGTTTAACATCGCCCGAAGCTGCTGGCTGAGTTCGCCCGACGAATTCGGGCTCACCCCTGAAGTAGCCACCGCTGATTCGCCTGATCGGGCCAAAGCTTCCTCGATTGTGCTCTGCACCAGACGCGGTGCCGCTACCGCCGCTGGAGGGTTGCCGCGAAGGGCTCCTTTTCTCTTACCCATGTTAAGGTAAGAGAACTGctaattcaaaagaaaaagcaacgCCGGCCGAGAACAAGAGAGGGAGCCTCACTCTCAGGCGTCCACTCTCATCGCCATCTTGAATCCCCCCGTAATCTTTTTAATgtgttgtaaaccgcatagaactttgcggtttataaattgattattattcTACAAACCACTCTGTCTACTTTTCATCTAGACATATGAGATTAAATCCACATGCACTGGGTTTGGGTTAGGCAtatctttttcatgcatattctgtGCACGCATCTAGAAAAGCAGGCCAGGGCCGAGATTCGCCGTCCTCCATCAGGAGTCTGGTTTTCATATGATGCATCTCCTGAAGATTTTGGTGGGAGTTCTCAAGGACACAACAGTGGGTGCCAGAGAGGTCGTGCAGAAAGCCTTGTGGTAGAGCTTGCATTCTACCAcagaaatagcaatcatcactttacaaattaacaaataaagccataaaattgaaaataataccattttattggactactacatatttcaattagctttcagaggtcaaaacctctttcctcaggtcagtaaagtcgACTGCTGTTattgtatcctgtcctgacctgaggaagggggttttggtctctgaattagtcagatatgtattacaattagtccaataaaaggatcaccatcaaaatactactttattctaaagcaaaaaaaaaaataaaagaaatagaaatattgaTTCTACCCTTGTCAtcgctggtttctgctttcctcatcttctcgtcactctctcccttccatccactgtctgccttctctttgccccttcaagatcttctctcctatgtcccttccagaaactgtttgcctccccctttcatctctccctccaccaatggtctggcatctctctcttctctttccctttcatcccttccccatggtctggcatttcactctctcctctcccttccctttcctttttttccccccttgtcttccttctcaatttattttctgcatctgtctagattaaattctttctaCTATCCAGTCAatttcccttttttatttatcccctcttttcatcatctgccctctttctctaccccttccattctgcatcttcttctctctctgtcctctatacttccatccagcatctgctcccatctctctcccccatccccaTTCCTCTGCTGAAAGAAACCAAGAAGGCCTTTCTAAAAGCAGCTTTTGTCCCCTTCAACTCTCTTTCAGCAGAGCTGTACTGAACCCAGGCTAcctcaggaagcaggtgaaagccgaGCTCTTCTCTCTTAACTCGCTGCTGTGGGTTACTGGCCTGGAACCTAAACAAAGCCCGAGCTAGTACCTGGGGCTCCCCTAGAATAATTATAAGCCTGGATGTTTATGTAATCTGGGGAgtaaggtatgggggggggggggtttactcaAGGAGGAAGGATTTTTTCAGACATTTTTAATACAAGCTGCATGATCCTTTGGGATTTTATACTGTAACCCAGCCATGGGTGGAAATAGCTCTCAGAAATTAGGTCTACAAGTTTCTCCTACATGAATGAATGTCCACAAGCCTACTCTTGCCCAAAGTTTCAGCTAGAAAACACCAACATGTTATATTTGCACACACTAAAGAGATTCACCCTGGTTTTACAATCAGACCAGCAAACTTTTGGGTCACGGAAGGGGAACCACATGCATGACCCCCAGACTTTATGGGGTTCCCTAGCAAAACGCCTCACCTGCTGCTGTAGAACCTCAATCTGAGTCCTCATCTCCTCTGGGCTGCAGCTCTGGGGGTCCAACTGCTCCTGAGAAGATGGGGTCTGTCCCTTCAGGCTTTCAGAGAGAACCTGCAGTAGAAAACCAGAGAATCTGATGGAGCTCAAATGACCTCAGGCTTTATCCCTCGTCCTCCCACTGAAGGATCCTCTGTGCTGATCTCAGGCTTTGTCGGACTCTGCTTCTGTTTTgattcatgcccccccccccccccccccccccccccggtatttATTAATCTCTCAGTATCTGTGTAATGAAATGTTTGTGATGTTCTTCCAAGTTTAGCAGTTATTTCCATACTGCCTATCAACAGAGGTTGTCGAAgcagtttttacattcaggtactgaaacattttccccatcatagaaacatagaatatgatggcagaaaagggcccacggcccaacaagtctgcccactcaaataaccctcccctctaagttcttctttgaggtgaacccacgtgttgatcccatttgttcttaaagtcagtcacgttactggcctcaactacctgaagtggaaaatcgttccaatggtcaaccaccctttcggtgaagaagtacttcctagtatcactatggaatttcccgcccctgatttttagcggatgccctcttgtcgccgtagggcctgtaaggaagaagatatcttcttccacctcaatacggccagtaaggTATTTGAACGTATCTATCATGTCaaccctctctctgcgttcctcgagagagtaaaggtgtaacttacctagtcgttcttcataagAGACATccttaagccctgagaccatcttggtggccaatcatTGAACCATCTGACCTGGTAGGCTCACAGTCTGGGGCAGTGGAAGGTTGGGTGCCTTGCACTGGGCTGGAACCcacaggctgtagctttagccactaggccatgcctccctccttctgaaGGAGGAGCTCATCATCCCAGGGCTTGATACAAGGATTGGCCCAAGTATTTTGGaggccctaggccaggggtaggcaattctggtcctcgagagccagagccaggtcaagttttcagaatatccacaataaatatgcatgagatagatttgcatctcaaggaggcagtgcatgctaattcatctcatacatattcattgtggatatcctgaaaatctgacctggctccggctcttgaggaccggaattgcctacccctgccctaggccaggggtctccaaagtccctccttgagggctgaatccagtcaggttttcaggatttccccactgaatatacatgagatctatgtgcatgcactgctttcaatgcatattcattggggaaatcctgaaaacctgactggattcggccctcaagcagggactttggagacccctgccctaggcgaACCTCTCACCCTCTTCCCACCAGTAGTTGAGCATCAGGAGGCTCCCTTTCTCCTATCTATCCTGCTCCCTCGTCTCATGTCCCCTGGAAGCACACACACTTGCTCAAATGCTGATTTGGTTGCCCCATTTGGCAAGCAGTCTGCCTCAGAGGGGATCGGGGGGGTCTGTGCTTATAGGGCATACACAGCACTAATGCTCCTTTAAAGTTTGGTCTGGCCCATGAACAAGAAGGGCAGCAGTGGAAGATCCTCATGGTGCCAGAGTCCTCAAATTCTGCCACCCTAGGCAGCTACCTGGTCTGCCTAGTGGTTAGGCTGGCCCTACTTGGGAttcacctggccagtcgggtttacaggatttcttgatttgcatacaatttgcatgcactgcttctgtTTATCTCACCTCCTGAATGTAACTGGCCTTGAgctaaaactgaaaaaaaaggtGTGAACTAAATCTTTATCCCATTATggaggaaatccagaaaacccgaatGGCTGAGGGAACCTCGAGGACTGAGATGAGAATGTCCTGAGGAAGGCCAAATGTAAAATTTCcaagatggttttaagaaaggtttggacaagttcctggaggaaaagtccatagtctgttattgagaaagacatgggggaagcctcttcttgccctggatcggtagcatggaatgttgctactctttgggattctacaatctttgttactctctgggattccggaatattgctactccttgggttttggccaggtactagtgacctggattggccaccatgagaacgggctactgggcttgatggaccgttggtctgacccagtaaggctgttcttatgttcttaacttaatATACCACTTTGGAGAGCACTatcaaagtggtttgcaataTAATAAAACATATATCAGGATAGAGCTATATTAATATGAGGAGAAAACCCCCAAGAGGCCGACAGTACTCGGAGAGGAATCCAATCTCGTCCGGACAGCAAAGCACCCCTACAACCCATAGGCTAGTCAAAAAAGACGTAGagattgcagggggggagggagtcatgGATGCAAATCACTCTGATCCAGGAGATGTCTGGGGGGCTTGGCAGATTTTCTAGGAGGTTTTCAGAGGCGAAGCTGTCCAGTCCTCTCACCTTGTTCAGGCGGCTTATTTCCTGCTGATAACACTGATTGCTCCTGATGCTGGAAGCATTTTCTTCCTGTAGAAGCCAATTCTGTTTCCTCATCTGCTGCAGCTCCCTTCCTCTCTAGAATGAAAAAAAGCGACATGTCGAATGGAGGCAAAATGGAACCATTTCCTAGAAAAGCAGTGAGGTCTTTCGGACAGTACCTGTTCCGCTTCCAGGTCCTGCTGTTCCTCCCACTCTCTCTCCTTTGCATGATCCAGGTGTCTCTCCGTCTCTCGCTCCTGGACCAGATCTTGCAGTCTTTTGGTCTCCTTTGACAGCTTTCTGAGGTTATTTTCCGCTGCCTGGAGCTTCACTTTCATCTCTGTGATCTGCAGAATTAATTGCTGAGTGAGGGGACAAAGGTGCGTACAGCAGAGGGTCCACGTCAGAAGAGCTATCCAGACGGTGGACAATATTACCAGCCACCCAGTGCCGACTACTTTGCCTGGATATTCAGTGATGGCCAGAGCCACAGCGAGCTGAAACTGCGCCCTGCGCAACTCATCCAGCAGCCCCGTACCCCCAAACCTTTCCCCATAGAGCAGGGgatctccaactccaaccctctgcagggccacgtttgggatttgtaggtacttggagggcctcagaaaaaatagttcatgtcttattaaagaaatgacaataaaAGTCtttagaaatctttccttttggccaagtcttaaaatttgatttaatcgcttgtctaatttctaagcgagtttacaatatgTATAAACAAAGAGCAACCTCATTAGAAGTCAGTTCCAGAGAAGAGACaacacgtagggctccttttacgaaggcgcgttagggaaTACCGTGCACTAGCCGcttccgcctccttttgagcaggcagtagattttcggctagcgcgcgctatagcgcagactaatctggtgcgtgcaccaAAATGCttggcgcaccttcgtaaaaggagccctgtttagtgaatcgcgctgagcggctcctcttttggaggcgcccaataaataggcccaGCTAAAAGTGAGacggccatgcgagcgcttaagcacgtttaagagcagcgattctgtaacaaggcgccagccacgcccacgcctagtgTCAACTTTTTTAAAGGCGCCTCGTTACAGAATGCCTCTTTCTTGAtcggcgcctaagtttcaattattgctgattaaaaagcttaattgggcttcttattcaatttagataggcgctggttacagaatttgggccttagttttcaggatttacccacgGAAACCATGGCGTACCTTTCTCTCACAACGTAGTTTCATGTTCCGATACTGGTGATCCCACTGCTTGTTCACCTCCAGCAGCTGCAAAAGAAACCAGTCCTTAAGTGCTGGGGATTGTTGTAACCTAAAAACAGAGCTCACGGTCTCGAGAAGAGTGCGAGCAAGTCCAAAGTCCTCATGAAGATACACAGCCAATTATTGAAAACAATAGAAATATTTCTTCTCTTATTGTCGAATTAAGCTCTGGGACTCTCTGCTGGACCAAGTGCTAAAGCAGTTAATGTCCAAACTTTTTTACACCCAATTACAAGAGGTAAAGCCTGGGACAGGGGATCCTTAGCTGCAGGGGTGTGAGGAGTAAAGCTTTGGATAAGTTATGGGGAGTGAGGCCTAAACAGGGTCGGTAAGACCACGGGGGTCCGCTGTGGTCCAATTTTTGGCTGATTCCAAAAGAGCAACTGATGCTCAAACAAGTttgaatgcaaatgatttgagcgGGCAAAACCTGGAATAAGCAGAGAGGTTCCTTAGTTTTGAGGGTGAAGGGGGGGGCggtgagggagggggaaagtCTGGGGAAAGCACAGAGGACCCTTAGCAGTGGGAGTGAAGGGAACAGAGATGCCAAGCGTCAACTATCCCTAAGAGCGAGATTTGCCACAAGGTACATGCAGGCTCTAAATCTAGAATGATTTAAGTGTAGGATGGCTTTGCAAATGAGAATTAAATGATGGTGGCTTTTCTTCGGAGCCTCTGAAAGAATACAGACAAAGTGGGGAGCAATTTGGGGAAATATTTTGAGCTGAAAATTCTCTTCTACCCAAGTAGTTAAAAGTATGTATTCCTACATCGTACTTGCAGTAAAGGGAGGAAGGAACGTACGCTCAGAATGCTTCCTACTTGGTTTACTAAGAGGTTAGCAGCAGGGCCGGATTTCGATGAaaagaggccctttcacctcccatttttaagtttgtaaattacatgagagataataaaatacatcattactgtgatatatatcaatatgttaaatgaaacatgttgttattggtactaacctttataaaaaatgtgacacggataacaaataaaaaaaagtcgagaacacttatttggacatttattctcagcaccatatatagtacttgtagcaataactaatcaaacataacacacaacattgccccttcctatgtccatagtgcccccagtgcgtccttcctcacctcacccccccctccgatgcccgcctgcctcccatcccccttccattgaacaccccccatgccatcctgcctgcctgccttccattaaacccccccacacaccccctccgatgccagcctgcctgcctcccatcccccttccattgaaacccccccacccccgatgccagtctgggccgccctgtcctgacggatccacgttttgcctctctccccacggggctgggttttgcccagctgtttccggactgacgtctttccctccccgatcctcctcccagggcgagaaaaagaaagggagaagccgagtcggcgccccattgcggccggagccggttccgatcccgaagcgtagaatttctccttatttttggttcagtgttttagtgttcactgtttttacaatagtgtaattttaattttgctaacaatttgaatgtaggcccctcttgatcttgaggccctaggctgaagcctagttagcttataggaaaatccggccctggttagCAGTGATCAAGGTCAGTGTAGTGGTCCTGAAGCTCTAATGAGTGAGAGAAAGAGCTTTCAAATGAGGGTGGCCCGCTCCTAATCAGGGAGATGGCATCTCTGGAGGCCCAGGGATATCTTCAGTGATAGCAGATGTATTGGGATTTATTCTGTGCCCTTATGATCAGACAGGTTttaaggttttttaaaaatttgttttaaatttctcAATTTCAGTGTGATGGTGGGTTGCTTAGATTATTTCTGGCACCATT is a window from the Geotrypetes seraphini chromosome 1, aGeoSer1.1, whole genome shotgun sequence genome containing:
- the TNIP3 gene encoding TNFAIP3-interacting protein 3 translates to MTATVEEQLRWLEEQRKELLEVNKQWDHQYRNMKLRCERKITEMKVKLQAAENNLRKLSKETKRLQDLVQERETERHLDHAKEREWEEQQDLEAEQRGRELQQMRKQNWLLQEENASSIRSNQCYQQEISRLNKVLSESLKGQTPSSQEQLDPQSCSPEEMRTQIEVLQQQVQIYEEDFKKERADRERLSAEKEGLQKANDRLRWQLSGLSCQILPSSRREVRHQLPPHLHLSPCANCAFAARYLEPSTEAATRGVWRPQQHQPADPPDVHQKANGRAVKKEISLKKPRPGSERHAD